In one Rhodococcus sp. B50 genomic region, the following are encoded:
- a CDS encoding ABC transporter permease: MSVTHDRLANNRFAEGTFTPRPQPNAPAKMLAAQTVMELKLLLRNGEQLLLTMFIPITLLIGLSLLPIGDLGDSRVDRVLPAVMMVAVMSTAFTGQAIAVGFDRRYGALKRIGATALPKWGIIAGKSAAVGLVVVLQSVLLGAIGLALGWRPSPVDLLIGAVVIALGTVMFATLGLLLGGTLRAEIVLALANIVWFVLLGIGSVVVLGDVIPEAVAHLLRIVPSGALTLALESATTGVFDWLSIVALVVWAVIGGTAAARWFRFT, translated from the coding sequence GTGAGCGTGACCCACGATCGTCTGGCGAACAACCGGTTCGCGGAGGGGACCTTCACCCCGCGACCGCAGCCCAACGCGCCGGCGAAAATGCTCGCGGCGCAGACAGTCATGGAACTCAAGTTGTTGCTGCGCAACGGCGAGCAGCTCCTGCTGACCATGTTCATCCCCATCACGCTGCTGATCGGACTGTCCCTGCTGCCGATCGGCGATCTCGGCGACTCGCGGGTCGATCGCGTGTTGCCTGCGGTGATGATGGTGGCGGTGATGTCGACGGCGTTCACCGGTCAGGCGATCGCCGTGGGCTTCGACCGGCGCTACGGCGCCCTCAAGCGGATCGGCGCGACAGCGCTTCCCAAGTGGGGAATCATCGCCGGGAAGAGCGCGGCGGTGGGGCTCGTCGTCGTCCTGCAGTCCGTGCTGCTCGGAGCGATCGGACTTGCGCTGGGCTGGCGCCCCTCCCCCGTCGACCTGCTCATCGGAGCGGTCGTCATCGCCCTCGGCACGGTGATGTTCGCGACACTGGGTCTGCTCCTCGGTGGAACGCTGCGCGCCGAGATCGTGCTCGCCCTCGCGAACATCGTGTGGTTCGTGCTGCTCGGGATCGGCAGCGTCGTGGTGCTCGGCGACGTGATCCCGGAAGCGGTGGCCCACCTGCTGCGGATCGTCCCGTCCGGGGCGCTGACCCTCGCGCTCGAGAGCGCCACGACAGGTGTGTTCGACTGGCTGTCGATCGTCGCACTCGTGGTGTGGGCGGTGATCGGCGGCACCGCCGCGGCCCGATGGTTCCGGTTCACCTGA
- a CDS encoding COX15/CtaA family protein — MLYRGYLSLVDRLPLPSLRTQKIIAFLTILTQGGIAVTGSVVRVTASGLGCPTWPQCFPGSMVPVGVSSGVDTLHQVVEFGNRLLTFVVVAVAAAIVLAVTRARRRKEVIAWAWVMPAGTVLQAIIGGITVLAGLAWWTVAIHLLVSMLMVWLATVLYAKVSEPDDGTVVQVLPQPLRWLTALSGVALGVVLTLGTMVTGAGPHAGDKSIDDPVPRLALDITNLVHLHAEALVGYLALLIGLTFAVYAVHAPRAVTLRLKVVLALVVAQAGIGLVQFWTDVPAVLVVFHVAGAGLCTAATAAVWAAGRTRTTTPDREPVPV; from the coding sequence GTGTTGTATCGCGGCTACCTGAGCCTTGTGGACCGTCTCCCCCTGCCTTCGTTGCGGACGCAGAAGATCATCGCGTTCCTCACGATTCTCACCCAGGGTGGCATCGCCGTGACCGGCTCGGTCGTCCGCGTCACCGCCTCCGGACTGGGCTGCCCCACCTGGCCGCAGTGCTTCCCCGGCTCGATGGTCCCGGTGGGTGTGTCGAGCGGAGTGGACACGCTGCACCAGGTCGTCGAGTTCGGCAACCGGCTGCTTACCTTCGTGGTCGTGGCCGTGGCCGCAGCGATCGTGCTGGCCGTCACCCGGGCCCGTCGCCGCAAGGAGGTCATCGCCTGGGCATGGGTGATGCCCGCGGGCACCGTGCTGCAGGCGATCATCGGCGGGATCACCGTGCTGGCCGGGCTCGCATGGTGGACGGTCGCGATCCACCTGCTCGTGTCGATGCTCATGGTGTGGCTGGCAACGGTGCTCTACGCGAAGGTGAGCGAACCCGACGACGGCACGGTGGTGCAGGTGCTGCCCCAGCCGCTGCGATGGCTCACCGCACTGTCGGGCGTCGCCCTCGGCGTGGTCCTCACTCTCGGCACGATGGTCACCGGCGCCGGCCCGCACGCCGGCGACAAGAGCATCGACGATCCTGTCCCGCGTCTCGCACTCGACATCACGAATCTCGTCCATCTGCACGCGGAAGCGCTCGTCGGCTATCTCGCGCTGCTGATCGGTCTGACCTTCGCCGTCTACGCGGTCCACGCCCCGCGTGCCGTCACGCTCCGCCTGAAGGTCGTGCTCGCCCTGGTGGTCGCGCAGGCCGGCATCGGCCTCGTCCAATTCTGGACGGACGTGCCCGCCGTGCTGGTCGTCTTCCACGTCGCCGGGGCCGGACTGTGCACGGCGGCCACCGCCGCGGTCTGGGCCGCCGGACGAACACGCACGACCACACCGGACCGCGAGCCCGTTCCGGTCTGA
- a CDS encoding quinone oxidoreductase family protein: MHAIEVAQHGGPDVLVPVERPDPSPGPGELLVRTDAIGVNFIDTYFRSGLYRTELPYIPGSEGTGTVVAVGEGVRDTAVGDRVSWSEAPGSYAELVRVREAVAVPVPESVPADQAASVLLQGMTAHYLLNSVYAAQPGETVLVHAGAGGVGLILTQLAVAKGVRVITTVSSDEKEALSRDAGAAHVLRYGDDLAERVRELTGGEGVAAAYDGVGAATFEASLASVRVRGTVALFGAASGPVPPFDLQRLNPAGSLFVTRPTLVHYTRDRDELLWRAGDVLAALADGSLKLRVGARYPLAEAARAHTDLEGRRTTGSIVLIP, encoded by the coding sequence ATGCACGCAATCGAAGTGGCACAGCACGGAGGCCCCGACGTCCTCGTTCCCGTCGAACGACCCGACCCCTCACCCGGCCCGGGTGAGCTGCTGGTCCGCACCGACGCGATCGGCGTCAACTTCATCGACACCTACTTCCGCAGCGGGCTCTACAGGACGGAACTCCCCTACATTCCGGGTTCCGAGGGCACCGGCACGGTCGTCGCCGTCGGCGAGGGTGTGCGGGACACCGCGGTCGGCGACCGGGTGTCCTGGTCCGAGGCGCCCGGTTCGTACGCCGAGCTGGTCCGCGTCCGCGAGGCAGTCGCGGTTCCGGTCCCGGAGTCCGTCCCCGCAGACCAGGCCGCCTCGGTCCTGCTGCAGGGGATGACGGCGCACTACCTGCTGAACTCCGTCTATGCGGCACAGCCCGGTGAGACGGTGCTCGTCCACGCCGGCGCGGGCGGTGTGGGGCTGATCCTCACTCAGCTCGCCGTCGCCAAGGGTGTGCGGGTGATCACCACCGTGTCGTCCGACGAGAAAGAGGCCCTTTCCCGCGACGCAGGTGCCGCCCACGTGCTGCGCTACGGCGACGACCTCGCCGAACGCGTGCGCGAACTGACCGGCGGCGAAGGCGTGGCCGCGGCGTACGACGGTGTCGGTGCCGCGACCTTCGAGGCCTCGCTGGCGTCCGTCCGGGTGCGCGGCACGGTCGCCCTGTTCGGTGCCGCGAGCGGGCCCGTCCCGCCCTTCGACCTGCAGCGCCTCAACCCGGCGGGATCGCTGTTCGTCACCCGCCCGACCCTCGTGCACTACACCCGCGACCGTGACGAGCTGCTGTGGCGTGCGGGCGACGTGCTCGCGGCGCTCGCCGACGGGTCACTGAAACTCCGTGTCGGTGCGCGCTACCCCCTGGCCGAGGCCGCCCGGGCCCACACCGATCTCGAGGGGCGCCGGACAACCGGATCGATCGTCCTGATCCCATGA
- a CDS encoding heme o synthase: MRAGRRPGGHGFGAPEAPSTPRPDTAWGRISGTVLAYIALTKPRVIELLLVATIPAMLFADRGNVDIVLILSTLFGGWMGAASANSLNCVVDADIDKVMKRTALRPLARQTVPTRNAFVFGMVLGVASFAWLWWRANLLAGLLVVATIAFYVLVYTMVLKRRTWQNVVWGGAAGCMPVMVGWAAVTGSLSWEPIVLFLVIFFWTPPHTWALAMRYKEDYKAAGVPMLPVIATEQHVTKQILIYTWATVIATLVIVPAAGVVYAAVALLAGAWFLIVAHQLYNSVRGGASVKPLKLFLQSNNYLAVVCLGLAIDSVLALPTIGSYF, translated from the coding sequence GTGCGGGCAGGGCGACGGCCGGGAGGACACGGCTTCGGCGCCCCCGAAGCGCCGAGCACCCCGCGCCCCGACACCGCGTGGGGCCGGATCTCCGGCACCGTCCTCGCCTACATCGCGTTGACCAAGCCGCGCGTGATCGAACTTCTGCTGGTCGCGACCATCCCCGCGATGCTGTTCGCCGACCGCGGGAACGTCGACATCGTGCTCATCCTGAGCACACTGTTCGGCGGATGGATGGGCGCGGCGAGCGCCAACTCGCTCAACTGTGTCGTCGACGCCGACATCGACAAGGTGATGAAACGCACGGCGTTGCGTCCGCTCGCCCGGCAGACGGTGCCGACGCGCAACGCCTTCGTCTTCGGCATGGTGCTCGGTGTCGCGTCGTTCGCGTGGCTGTGGTGGCGGGCCAACCTGCTGGCCGGGTTGCTGGTCGTGGCGACCATCGCGTTCTACGTCCTCGTGTACACGATGGTGCTGAAGCGCCGGACCTGGCAGAACGTCGTCTGGGGCGGTGCAGCCGGGTGTATGCCCGTGATGGTCGGCTGGGCCGCCGTGACGGGTTCGCTGAGCTGGGAACCGATCGTGCTGTTCCTGGTCATCTTCTTCTGGACGCCGCCGCACACCTGGGCGCTCGCGATGCGCTACAAGGAGGACTACAAGGCCGCGGGTGTGCCGATGCTGCCGGTGATCGCCACCGAACAGCACGTCACCAAGCAGATCCTGATCTACACCTGGGCGACGGTGATCGCGACGCTGGTGATCGTCCCCGCTGCCGGTGTGGTCTACGCGGCGGTCGCGCTGCTCGCGGGCGCCTGGTTCCTGATCGTCGCCCACCAGCTGTACAACAGCGTGCGCGGAGGAGCGTCGGTCAAGCCGCTCAAGCTGTTTCTGCAGTCCAACAACTACCTCGCAGTGGTGTGTCTGGGGCTGGCGATCGACTCCGTGCTCGCGCTGCCCACGATCGGCTCGTATTTCTGA
- the tkt gene encoding transketolase, whose amino-acid sequence MSITDEIRTLTQPAHPADWTDLDTKAVDTARVLAADAVQKVGNGHPGTAMSLAPLAYTLYQRVMRHDPTDHEWVGRDRFVLSCGHSSLTLYVQLYLSGYGLELADLEALRTWGSLTPGHPEYGHTAGVEMTTGPLGQGLASAVGMAMAARRERGLFDPEAPAGKSPFDHYVYVIASDGDIEEGVTSEASSLAGVQQLGNLIVFYDDNKISIEHDTAIALGEDVAKRYEAYGWHVQTVEGGENVTALLEAVEAAKAVTDRPSFISVRTIIGYPAPTKMNSGDAHGAALGADEVAEIKKILGFDPEKNFDVDPAVIEHTRQVVARGAEARAAWQADFDAWATREPQRKELFDRLHAGEFPEGWVDALPTYEPTESGPATRSASGKALAALGPMLPELWGGSADLAGSNNTTIPGSDSFGPESISTKDWNAQPYGRTLHFGVREHAMGSILNGIALHGPTRPYGGTFLVFSDYMRPAVRLAALMQTPSIYVWTHDSIGLGEDGPTHQPIEHLAALRAIPNLAVIRPADANETSFAWKAALENRTGPTALALTRQNVPVLEGTREKAAEGVARGAYVLAEASSDTPEVVILATGSEVQLAVAARETLEADGVPTRVVSVPVLDRFLEQDQAYRDEVLPPSVRARVSVEAGLAMPWYRLIGDAGEPVSLEHYGASADYKTLYREFGITAEAVVDAARRSLTRVKG is encoded by the coding sequence GTGTCGATCACAGACGAGATCCGCACCCTCACCCAGCCTGCGCATCCTGCCGACTGGACCGACCTGGACACCAAGGCGGTCGACACCGCGCGCGTGCTCGCCGCCGACGCCGTGCAGAAGGTCGGAAACGGGCATCCCGGTACCGCGATGAGCCTCGCTCCCCTCGCGTACACCCTCTACCAGCGTGTGATGCGCCACGATCCCACCGACCACGAGTGGGTCGGTCGCGACCGCTTCGTGCTCTCGTGCGGACATTCGAGCCTGACGCTGTACGTCCAGCTGTACCTGTCCGGCTACGGCCTCGAGCTCGCCGACCTGGAGGCACTGCGCACGTGGGGTTCGCTCACCCCGGGCCACCCCGAGTACGGGCACACCGCCGGGGTCGAGATGACCACCGGTCCGCTCGGCCAGGGTCTCGCCTCCGCGGTCGGCATGGCGATGGCCGCCCGCCGCGAGCGCGGCCTGTTCGATCCCGAGGCTCCCGCAGGCAAGAGCCCGTTCGACCACTACGTCTACGTCATCGCCTCCGACGGCGACATCGAAGAGGGTGTGACCTCCGAGGCGTCGTCGCTCGCCGGCGTCCAGCAGCTCGGCAACCTCATCGTCTTCTACGACGACAACAAGATTTCCATCGAGCACGACACAGCGATCGCTCTCGGTGAAGACGTCGCCAAGCGTTACGAGGCGTACGGCTGGCATGTGCAGACCGTCGAGGGCGGCGAGAACGTCACCGCACTGCTCGAGGCCGTCGAGGCAGCCAAGGCCGTCACCGACCGTCCGTCCTTCATCTCCGTCCGCACGATCATCGGCTACCCGGCCCCGACGAAGATGAACAGCGGCGATGCGCACGGTGCCGCGCTCGGCGCCGACGAGGTCGCCGAGATCAAGAAGATCCTCGGCTTCGACCCCGAGAAGAACTTCGACGTCGATCCGGCGGTGATCGAGCACACCCGGCAGGTCGTGGCGCGGGGCGCCGAGGCGCGCGCCGCGTGGCAGGCCGACTTCGACGCGTGGGCCACCCGGGAACCGCAGCGCAAGGAACTGTTCGATCGCCTGCACGCCGGTGAGTTCCCGGAAGGCTGGGTCGACGCCCTGCCGACCTACGAGCCCACCGAGAGCGGTCCCGCGACCCGCTCGGCGTCCGGCAAGGCCCTCGCCGCGCTCGGACCGATGCTGCCCGAGCTGTGGGGCGGATCCGCCGACCTCGCCGGCAGCAACAACACCACGATCCCCGGTTCCGACTCCTTCGGTCCCGAGTCGATCTCGACGAAGGACTGGAACGCACAGCCCTACGGACGCACCCTGCACTTCGGTGTGCGCGAGCATGCCATGGGGTCGATCCTCAACGGCATCGCCCTGCACGGCCCGACCCGCCCCTACGGCGGCACCTTCCTCGTCTTCTCCGACTACATGCGGCCCGCAGTGCGTCTCGCGGCTCTCATGCAGACGCCGTCGATCTACGTGTGGACGCACGATTCGATCGGTCTCGGCGAGGACGGTCCGACGCACCAGCCGATCGAGCACCTCGCGGCGCTGCGCGCGATCCCGAATCTCGCCGTGATCCGTCCGGCCGACGCCAACGAGACGTCGTTCGCGTGGAAGGCCGCGCTGGAGAACCGCACCGGCCCGACCGCGCTCGCGCTGACCCGCCAGAACGTCCCCGTGCTCGAGGGCACGCGGGAGAAGGCTGCCGAAGGTGTCGCCCGCGGTGCCTACGTCCTGGCCGAGGCGTCCTCGGACACCCCGGAGGTCGTGATCCTCGCGACCGGCTCCGAGGTCCAGCTCGCCGTCGCTGCGCGCGAGACCCTCGAGGCCGACGGTGTGCCCACCCGCGTCGTCTCCGTGCCGGTGCTCGACCGCTTCCTCGAGCAGGACCAGGCCTACCGCGACGAGGTCCTGCCCCCGTCGGTGCGTGCCCGGGTGTCCGTCGAGGCCGGGCTCGCCATGCCCTGGTACCGCCTGATCGGCGACGCCGGTGAGCCGGTCTCGCTCGAGCACTACGGCGCCTCCGCCGACTACAAGACCCTGTACCGCGAGTTCGGCATCACCGCCGAGGCCGTCGTCGACGCTGCGCGCCGCTCGCTGACCCGAGTGAAGGGATGA
- the tal gene encoding transaldolase, translated as MTQQTSTQNAALAELSAQGVSVWLDDLSRDLIDSGKLAELVATRSVVGVTTNPSIFQAALSKGHAYDSQIRDLAGAGADATEAIRTVTTDDVRSACDVLAPVFEATNGLDGRVSIEVDPRLAHKTDDTVQQALDLWRIVDRPNLFIKIPATVAGLPAIARVIGEGVSVNVTLIFSVERYERVIEAYLDGLTAAKAAGHDLSTIRSVASFFVSRVDTEIDPRLEEIGTDQALALRGKAGLANARLAYAAYQRAFEGGTRFEQLAEAGAVPQRALWASTGVKNPDYPDTLYVTELVAPNTVNTMPEKTLEAVADHGEVTGDTVTRTITASQQVFDALTSVGVDLPDVFRKLEDEGVEKFVVSWKDLLGATAEQLAAHAPGAEG; from the coding sequence ATGACCCAGCAGACTTCCACGCAGAACGCTGCACTGGCCGAACTGTCCGCCCAGGGTGTGTCGGTGTGGCTGGACGACCTGTCCCGCGACCTCATCGACTCCGGCAAGCTCGCCGAGCTCGTCGCAACCCGCAGTGTCGTGGGTGTGACGACCAACCCGTCGATCTTCCAGGCCGCCCTGTCGAAGGGCCACGCCTACGACTCGCAGATCCGCGACCTCGCCGGAGCCGGCGCCGACGCCACCGAGGCGATCCGCACCGTCACCACCGACGACGTCCGGTCGGCCTGCGATGTCCTCGCGCCGGTGTTCGAGGCGACGAACGGCCTCGACGGACGGGTGTCGATCGAGGTCGACCCGCGTCTGGCGCACAAGACGGACGACACCGTCCAGCAGGCCCTCGATCTGTGGCGCATCGTCGACCGCCCGAACCTGTTCATCAAGATCCCCGCGACGGTGGCGGGTTTGCCGGCCATCGCCCGGGTGATCGGTGAGGGCGTCAGCGTCAACGTCACCCTGATCTTCTCGGTCGAGCGTTACGAGCGGGTCATCGAGGCCTACCTCGACGGTCTCACCGCGGCGAAGGCCGCCGGTCACGACCTGTCGACGATCCGCTCGGTGGCATCGTTCTTCGTCTCGCGTGTCGACACCGAGATCGACCCGCGCCTCGAGGAGATCGGCACCGATCAGGCGCTGGCCCTGCGCGGCAAGGCCGGCCTGGCCAACGCGCGACTCGCGTACGCCGCCTACCAGCGGGCGTTCGAGGGCGGAACGCGCTTCGAGCAGCTCGCCGAGGCGGGTGCCGTTCCCCAGCGTGCGCTGTGGGCGTCGACGGGTGTGAAGAACCCCGATTACCCCGACACCCTCTACGTCACCGAGCTGGTCGCGCCGAACACCGTCAACACGATGCCGGAGAAGACCCTCGAGGCCGTCGCCGACCACGGCGAGGTCACGGGCGACACCGTGACCCGCACCATCACCGCCTCCCAGCAGGTGTTCGACGCGCTGACGTCGGTCGGTGTGGATCTTCCCGACGTCTTCCGCAAGCTCGAGGACGAGGGCGTGGAGAAGTTCGTCGTGTCCTGGAAGGACCTGCTCGGGGCGACGGCGGAACAGCTCGCGGCTCACGCGCCGGGCGCGGAGGGCTGA
- the zwf gene encoding glucose-6-phosphate dehydrogenase — MPESGAAEWVNPLRDNRDRRLPRIAGPCALVIFGVTGDLARRKLMPAVYDLANRGLLPPGFALVGFARRDWADEDFGQVVHDAVREHSRTPFREEVWQRLAEGIRFVQGTFDDDAAFAELATTLEKLDRERGTGGNHAFYLSVPPDAFPVVCGQLSRSGLAAARDGSWSRVVIEKPFGHDLESARTLNSVVGEVFSEESVFRIDHYLGKETVQNILALRFANQMFEPVWNAHYVDHVQITMAEDIGLGGRAGYYDGIGAARDVIQNHLLQLLAFTAMEEPVSFAASELHAEKIKVLSATRPAEPFDETTARGQYASGWQGGEKVVGLLEEKGFAADSTTETYAAITLEVDTRRWAGVPFYLRTGKRLGRRVTEIAVVFKRAPHLPFDKTMTEELGQNALVVRVQPDEGVTMRFGSKVPGSEMEVRDVNMDFSYGQAFTVSSPEAYERLILDVLLGVPSLFPVDEEVELSWKILDPVLEHWAANGRPEPYESGTWGPHSADEMLRRTGREWRRP; from the coding sequence GTGCCCGAATCCGGTGCGGCGGAGTGGGTGAATCCGCTCCGGGACAACAGAGATCGCAGACTGCCCCGTATCGCCGGCCCGTGTGCGCTGGTGATCTTCGGCGTGACCGGTGATCTCGCCCGGCGCAAGTTGATGCCCGCCGTCTACGATCTCGCCAATCGCGGCCTCCTGCCGCCCGGATTCGCGCTCGTCGGTTTCGCCCGGAGGGACTGGGCCGACGAGGATTTCGGTCAGGTGGTTCACGACGCGGTGCGTGAGCATTCGCGTACCCCCTTCCGTGAGGAGGTCTGGCAGCGCCTCGCGGAAGGGATCCGCTTCGTGCAGGGCACCTTCGACGACGACGCGGCATTCGCGGAACTCGCGACGACCCTCGAGAAGCTCGACCGCGAACGGGGTACGGGCGGCAACCACGCCTTCTATCTGTCGGTCCCGCCGGATGCCTTCCCCGTGGTGTGCGGGCAGCTGTCGCGTTCGGGTCTGGCCGCGGCACGCGACGGGTCGTGGAGTCGCGTCGTGATCGAGAAGCCTTTCGGGCACGATCTCGAAAGCGCACGCACGCTCAATTCCGTTGTCGGTGAGGTGTTCTCCGAGGAATCCGTCTTCCGCATCGATCACTATCTCGGCAAGGAGACGGTGCAGAACATCCTCGCCTTGCGTTTCGCGAACCAGATGTTCGAGCCGGTGTGGAACGCCCACTACGTCGACCACGTGCAGATCACGATGGCCGAGGACATCGGTCTCGGTGGACGGGCGGGCTACTACGACGGAATCGGAGCAGCCCGCGACGTCATCCAGAACCACCTGCTTCAACTCCTCGCCTTCACCGCGATGGAGGAGCCGGTGAGCTTCGCGGCGTCGGAGCTGCACGCCGAGAAGATCAAGGTGCTCTCGGCGACGCGGCCGGCGGAGCCGTTCGACGAGACCACCGCGCGCGGCCAGTACGCATCCGGCTGGCAGGGCGGCGAGAAGGTCGTCGGCCTGCTCGAGGAGAAGGGTTTCGCGGCGGACTCGACCACCGAGACGTACGCGGCCATCACCCTCGAGGTCGACACCCGCCGCTGGGCGGGTGTGCCGTTCTATCTGCGCACCGGCAAGCGGCTCGGACGCCGGGTCACCGAGATCGCGGTGGTCTTCAAACGGGCTCCGCACCTGCCGTTCGACAAGACCATGACCGAGGAACTCGGTCAGAACGCGCTGGTCGTCAGGGTGCAGCCCGACGAGGGTGTCACGATGCGATTCGGTTCGAAGGTGCCCGGCTCCGAGATGGAGGTCCGGGACGTGAACATGGACTTCAGTTACGGCCAGGCGTTCACGGTCTCCTCCCCGGAGGCGTACGAGCGGCTGATCCTGGACGTTCTTCTCGGTGTCCCGTCGTTGTTCCCGGTGGACGAGGAAGTCGAGTTGTCCTGGAAGATCCTCGATCCGGTGCTCGAGCACTGGGCGGCGAACGGACGACCGGAGCCCTACGAATCCGGTACCTGGGGTCCGCATTCGGCCGACGAGATGCTGCGGCGTACGGGCCGGGAATGGAGGCGTCCGTGA
- the opcA gene encoding glucose-6-phosphate dehydrogenase assembly protein OpcA codes for MRLQLRNTSANAISRKLVELRRSSGMVTQGRVLTFIVCAGDARGLDAAITAATEASKEHPCRVIVVGRGRQDGPSRLDAEIRVAGEAGASEALILALHGELGEHQESVVVPFLLPDTPVVAWWPNQAPAVPAEDPVGRLAVRRITDVTNSDDPRSDLATRLSGYRPGDTDLAWARITYWRALLVSALDQPPHEPVLSARVSGLRTEPAVDLIAGWLASRLDCPVERSIGELRVELRTTSQTIALERPQEGRVATLERTHKPDSLISLARRNSAECLAEELRRLDPDEVYEAALSALPKVEYV; via the coding sequence GTGAGGCTGCAGTTGCGCAACACCTCCGCCAACGCGATCAGCCGCAAGCTGGTGGAGTTGCGACGGTCGAGCGGAATGGTCACGCAGGGCCGTGTTCTCACGTTCATCGTGTGTGCCGGCGACGCCCGGGGTCTCGACGCCGCGATCACCGCGGCCACCGAGGCGTCGAAGGAACATCCCTGTCGCGTGATCGTCGTCGGTCGTGGTCGCCAGGACGGCCCGTCGCGGCTCGATGCGGAGATCCGGGTCGCCGGTGAGGCCGGCGCCTCCGAGGCGTTGATCCTCGCCCTGCACGGAGAACTCGGTGAGCACCAGGAATCGGTCGTGGTGCCGTTCCTGTTGCCGGACACACCGGTCGTCGCGTGGTGGCCCAACCAGGCCCCCGCGGTACCTGCCGAGGATCCGGTGGGGCGTCTGGCCGTCCGCCGTATCACGGACGTGACCAACTCGGACGATCCACGCTCCGATCTCGCGACCCGCCTGTCCGGTTACCGACCGGGCGACACGGATCTGGCCTGGGCACGGATCACCTACTGGCGGGCGCTGCTGGTCTCGGCGCTCGACCAGCCACCGCACGAACCGGTGCTCTCGGCCCGCGTCTCGGGGCTGCGGACCGAGCCCGCGGTCGACCTGATCGCAGGCTGGCTCGCGAGCCGTCTCGACTGTCCCGTCGAGCGATCGATCGGCGAACTGCGGGTGGAACTGCGCACGACCTCGCAGACGATCGCGCTGGAACGGCCGCAGGAAGGTCGCGTGGCGACCCTCGAGCGCACCCACAAGCCCGATTCGCTGATCAGTCTGGCACGCCGGAACTCGGCGGAATGTCTGGCCGAGGAACTGCGCCGACTCGATCCCGACGAAGTCTACGAAGCCGCATTGTCGGCCCTGCCGAAGGTGGAATATGTCTGA
- the pgl gene encoding 6-phosphogluconolactonase — translation MSDPARNPSEILRFADADEVARAAASAFVDAVVAAQRERVQAHVVLTGGGTGIAMLEHVRRDQGGIDWSAVNVYFGDERFLPPGDPERNEVQAREALLDHVPIDPARIHTMPALGEDGCSTPQASAQRYAELLAAHSPDGTAPVFDVHLLGMGGEGHINSLFPHTDAVRESERFVVGVDDSPKPPSARVTLTLPAVQRARQVWLLVTGAAKAEAVAAAVGGAAPEDFPSAGARGTERTVWFLDPAAAAQLPQS, via the coding sequence ATGTCTGACCCCGCCCGGAACCCATCCGAAATCCTGCGTTTCGCCGATGCCGACGAGGTCGCGCGCGCCGCGGCGTCCGCCTTCGTCGACGCGGTCGTCGCCGCGCAGCGCGAGCGGGTGCAGGCCCATGTCGTGCTCACCGGCGGCGGCACCGGTATCGCGATGCTCGAACATGTGCGCCGAGACCAGGGTGGTATCGACTGGTCGGCAGTGAACGTCTACTTCGGCGACGAACGTTTCCTCCCGCCCGGAGACCCGGAGCGTAACGAGGTGCAGGCCCGGGAAGCGCTGCTCGACCACGTGCCGATCGACCCGGCCCGCATCCACACCATGCCGGCGCTCGGCGAGGACGGGTGCAGCACGCCGCAGGCATCGGCGCAGCGGTACGCCGAACTCCTCGCAGCGCACTCCCCCGACGGCACCGCGCCGGTGTTCGACGTGCACCTGCTCGGCATGGGCGGTGAGGGACACATCAATTCGCTGTTCCCCCACACCGACGCGGTGCGTGAGTCGGAACGGTTCGTGGTGGGTGTCGACGATTCCCCGAAGCCCCCGTCGGCGCGGGTGACGCTGACGCTGCCCGCCGTGCAGCGGGCGCGGCAGGTGTGGCTGCTGGTCACCGGCGCTGCCAAGGCCGAGGCCGTCGCGGCGGCCGTGGGCGGTGCCGCGCCCGAGGACTTCCCCTCGGCGGGCGCCCGTGGCACCGAACGCACCGTGTGGTTCCTCGATCCGGCGGCCGCCGCGCAACTCCCGCAATCGTGA